Proteins from a single region of Syntrophales bacterium:
- a CDS encoding ferritin family protein yields the protein MTNRAMDAVLERAIRNEEEAYQFYMQLQELVEDPEAIDTLKFLAEEEKAHKAYLVRYREGGFYELMSDASRIADYKVVEHADRPEIRKGMTTRDVYLVAAAKELAAHNLYQELAAIHPGGAVKDMLIRMAKEELRHKEKVEYLYTNAAFPQTAGG from the coding sequence ATGACAAACAGGGCGATGGATGCCGTTCTGGAGAGAGCCATCCGAAACGAGGAGGAGGCTTATCAATTCTATATGCAACTCCAGGAACTGGTGGAAGACCCGGAGGCGATCGATACGCTGAAGTTCCTGGCGGAAGAGGAAAAGGCGCACAAGGCCTACCTCGTGCGCTACCGTGAGGGCGGTTTCTATGAGCTCATGTCCGATGCGAGCCGGATCGCCGACTACAAGGTGGTTGAGCATGCCGACCGGCCGGAGATTCGCAAGGGAATGACGACGCGCGACGTATACCTCGTGGCGGCGGCGAAAGAGCTGGCGGCCCACAACCTCTATCAGGAACTGGCGGCCATTCACCCCGGCGGAGCCGTGAAGGACATGCTCATTCGGATGGCCAAAGAGGAGTTGCGCCACAAGGAAAAGGTCGAGTACCTTTACACCAACGCGGCCTTCCCGCAGACCGCGGGAGGATAG
- a CDS encoding UXX-star (seleno)protein family 1, translated as MPEQPVRIFGKAGUPYTDRAREAFGNRAVYADVKSDPQALREMLALTGGARKVPVIVEGGKVNIGYGGS; from the coding sequence ATGCCCGAGCAACCCGTGCGCATTTTCGGCAAGGCGGGGTGACCGTACACGGACCGGGCCAGGGAGGCCTTTGGAAACCGAGCGGTCTATGCGGATGTGAAATCCGATCCCCAGGCGCTTCGCGAAATGCTCGCCCTGACGGGAGGAGCCCGCAAGGTGCCCGTGATTGTGGAGGGTGGAAAGGTAAACATCGGCTACGGAGGATCGTGA
- a CDS encoding cyclic nucleotide-binding domain-containing protein has protein sequence MVSAGQLKQFDFFSEFTDAELEKVAAIAEEQTYQAGAQMYKKGDPAAYLYLVTKGKIILVLDSYMGPHKPPLQVTLDIITKGETMGWSAVVEPYVFTLGALCIDESSFLAIDAPKLREAMEEDCTMGYKVMKSIAKVLSSRLSHTRIILVGERGLSHLSEY, from the coding sequence ATGGTTTCAGCCGGCCAGTTGAAACAGTTCGACTTCTTCTCGGAGTTCACCGATGCGGAGCTGGAAAAGGTAGCGGCGATCGCCGAAGAGCAGACCTATCAGGCAGGAGCGCAGATGTACAAAAAAGGGGATCCGGCGGCCTATCTCTACCTTGTGACTAAAGGCAAGATCATCCTGGTCTTGGACAGCTACATGGGCCCCCACAAGCCGCCACTCCAGGTGACGCTGGACATCATCACCAAAGGGGAGACCATGGGCTGGTCCGCTGTGGTGGAACCGTACGTCTTTACCCTGGGAGCCCTGTGCATCGACGAATCGTCCTTTCTCGCCATCGACGCACCGAAACTGCGGGAAGCAATGGAGGAAGATTGCACGATGGGCTACAAAGTGATGAAATCCATCGCCAAAGTCCTGTCGTCCCGTCTCAGCCACACACGGATCATCCTCGTCGGCGAGCGGGGGCTTTCCCATCTCTCCGAATACTGA
- a CDS encoding NlpC/P60 family N-terminal domain-containing protein: MTPMNLWIAWIFLLSSLSAPVDSIPDIRNLKQDHTAYLQAVRDDADLVPPEEQLRLDRHYNERFFSPWHRSIPRYSREDVEEEFREGFGKAGFGENRRPHDAAWVRRVYSNAQLESYPNFGRRAITIVHVHMRTVPTLKPHFRSCGPVACDYPFDRFQQTLVAANTPLWVSHVSADGAWLLAETGYTYGWIPAREVAWVDEAFVKRWEAGRYVTMLHDETPLYAVDGRFLFKAHLGMMFPEEGPIGGPHLVLAAVADENGRAVIRQAVLPEAEAAVKPLPLTRRNMARMANVLTGQPYGWGGMYENRDCSAMVRDLFAPFGIWLPRNSKDQAREGGRWVDLSMLSPPEKERVIRRDGVPYLTLLYLKGHIMLYMGVHDDTVLVFHNFWSVRMKGKAGLKRKRIVGQAAITTLRPGVDPRGKAKDGYLRGLLGMTILAGPESVPGEEGKP; encoded by the coding sequence ATGACCCCGATGAATCTCTGGATAGCCTGGATCTTTCTTCTGTCTTCCCTTTCCGCTCCCGTCGACTCGATCCCGGACATCCGAAATCTGAAGCAGGATCACACGGCCTATCTCCAGGCTGTCCGCGACGACGCGGACCTCGTTCCTCCTGAGGAGCAGCTGCGGCTGGACCGGCATTACAACGAGCGCTTCTTTTCGCCGTGGCACCGTTCGATTCCACGATACTCGCGGGAGGATGTGGAGGAGGAATTCCGAGAGGGATTCGGTAAGGCCGGGTTTGGAGAAAACAGGAGGCCCCACGACGCGGCCTGGGTGCGTCGGGTGTATTCCAATGCGCAGCTGGAGAGCTATCCGAATTTCGGCCGGCGGGCCATCACCATCGTCCACGTCCACATGCGGACCGTTCCCACCCTGAAGCCCCATTTTCGATCCTGCGGTCCCGTTGCCTGCGATTACCCTTTTGACCGGTTCCAGCAGACCCTGGTGGCCGCCAATACGCCCCTGTGGGTATCCCATGTCAGCGCCGACGGCGCCTGGCTCCTGGCAGAAACGGGATATACCTATGGCTGGATTCCCGCCCGGGAAGTCGCCTGGGTGGACGAGGCGTTCGTGAAGCGATGGGAAGCGGGACGCTATGTGACCATGCTGCATGACGAAACCCCGCTCTATGCCGTTGACGGCCGCTTTCTTTTCAAGGCGCACCTGGGCATGATGTTTCCGGAGGAGGGGCCCATCGGCGGTCCGCACCTCGTCCTGGCCGCCGTTGCGGACGAGAATGGACGGGCCGTGATCCGGCAGGCGGTGCTTCCCGAAGCGGAGGCCGCCGTCAAGCCCCTGCCCCTGACCCGCAGGAACATGGCCCGCATGGCCAACGTTCTGACCGGCCAGCCCTACGGCTGGGGTGGAATGTATGAGAATCGGGACTGCTCCGCCATGGTCCGGGACCTTTTTGCCCCTTTCGGGATCTGGCTTCCCCGGAACTCGAAGGACCAGGCCCGGGAAGGGGGGCGTTGGGTCGACCTGTCCATGCTCAGCCCGCCGGAGAAGGAACGGGTGATCCGGAGGGACGGCGTGCCCTACCTGACGCTGCTTTACCTGAAGGGGCACATTATGCTCTATATGGGCGTACATGACGATACGGTACTCGTGTTTCACAACTTCTGGAGCGTGCGGATGAAGGGAAAAGCGGGATTGAAGCGAAAGCGGATCGTCGGCCAGGCGGCGATCACCACGCTCCGGCCCGGTGTAGACCCTCGGGGAAAGGCGAAGGACGGGTACCTGCGGGGTCTCCTGGGCATGACCATCCTGGCCGGGCCGGAATCGGTCCCTGGAGAGGAGGGGAAGCCATGA
- the truA gene encoding tRNA pseudouridine(38-40) synthase TruA yields the protein MSRSGTIKKTASGAESPVVVRYRLTIEYDGTGYRGWQVQENARTVQGTLLAAARELFGGPVEIQGSGRTDAGVHALGQAAHLVAPRKMPPDRVRQGLNDLLPSGICVLRVEEADSRFHARRDAVSRTYLYIVSRERTAFGKRYVWWIRDRLDVKAMQSAARVFEGFHDFSSFADHRMDGKTSTRVKIESVELRDEGDLIRIRIRGSHFLWKMVRRMVGTLVEVGRGTLAEADLKGMLDERSDLPARLTAPPSGLFLEEVLYAGERSTRDGESSPPLPVTLGTRPRKEREISRRRQGKRR from the coding sequence ATGAGCCGGTCCGGGACTATCAAAAAGACCGCTTCGGGTGCGGAATCGCCGGTTGTGGTCCGATACCGCCTTACCATCGAGTATGACGGCACCGGCTACCGGGGCTGGCAGGTTCAGGAAAACGCCCGTACGGTTCAGGGAACCCTGCTTGCAGCGGCCCGGGAACTCTTCGGCGGGCCGGTGGAAATCCAGGGATCCGGACGAACCGATGCGGGGGTGCATGCCCTCGGACAGGCGGCTCACCTCGTCGCTCCCCGGAAGATGCCCCCGGACAGGGTGCGCCAGGGACTCAATGACCTCCTGCCTTCGGGGATCTGCGTTCTCAGGGTGGAGGAGGCGGACTCCCGGTTTCATGCCCGGAGGGACGCCGTATCCCGAACCTATCTCTACATCGTCTCGCGGGAACGCACGGCCTTCGGAAAGCGCTACGTCTGGTGGATCCGGGATCGCCTCGATGTAAAGGCCATGCAGTCCGCCGCCCGCGTTTTCGAGGGATTCCATGACTTCTCATCCTTTGCGGACCACAGGATGGACGGGAAGACGTCGACCCGGGTCAAGATCGAGAGCGTGGAGCTTCGCGACGAGGGGGACCTGATCCGGATCCGGATCAGGGGTTCCCACTTCCTCTGGAAAATGGTGCGTCGCATGGTGGGAACCCTGGTGGAGGTGGGCCGGGGAACCCTGGCCGAGGCGGATCTGAAAGGGATGCTGGACGAACGATCGGATCTCCCGGCGCGACTGACGGCCCCTCCGTCGGGCCTCTTCCTGGAGGAGGTTCTGTATGCCGGGGAGCGTTCGACAAGGGACGGGGAGTCTTCTCCGCCGCTTCCCGTCACACTGGGAACCCGGCCGCGCAAGGAGCGGGAAATCTCCCGCCGCCGGCAGGGGAAGCGCCGTTAG
- a CDS encoding DUF2784 domain-containing protein, which produces MGSILADGVVLLHGAFILFAVFGGLLALHRSWWRWIHLPAVAWAALVEWAGWPCPLTFLEDNLRGMGGRPLSQDFIDRVIGGLIYPSGLTRRHQILLGFAVVGFNLAVYGWVAWRKRRR; this is translated from the coding sequence ATGGGATCCATCCTGGCGGATGGAGTCGTTCTCCTTCACGGCGCTTTCATCCTGTTCGCCGTTTTCGGCGGCCTTCTTGCTCTCCATCGATCCTGGTGGCGCTGGATTCATCTGCCCGCCGTCGCATGGGCCGCCCTGGTGGAGTGGGCGGGCTGGCCGTGCCCCCTGACCTTCCTGGAGGATAACCTACGCGGGATGGGCGGGCGACCGCTTTCGCAGGATTTCATCGACCGCGTCATCGGCGGACTGATCTATCCGTCGGGACTGACCCGCCGGCACCAGATCCTGCTCGGGTTTGCCGTGGTGGGGTTCAATCTGGCCGTCTATGGATGGGTGGCCTGGAGGAAAAGAAGACGCTGA
- a CDS encoding antibiotic biosynthesis monooxygenase codes for MSLKVLIKRKLPPVMRDEIINLIKELRSRATGQPGYITGETLQRIDEPGEFLVISTWQSLEDWENWVNSAIRTEIRQRIEILSGAKETYEVYYHPGPASATLTGFKGWEGG; via the coding sequence ATGTCCCTGAAAGTTCTCATCAAGCGGAAATTACCCCCGGTGATGCGGGATGAAATCATCAACCTGATCAAGGAACTCCGATCGAGGGCCACAGGACAGCCCGGATACATCACCGGGGAAACCCTGCAGCGCATCGATGAACCGGGCGAATTTCTCGTCATCAGCACCTGGCAGAGCCTGGAGGATTGGGAAAACTGGGTGAACTCGGCGATCCGAACGGAGATCCGCCAGCGGATCGAGATCCTCTCGGGCGCAAAGGAGACCTATGAAGTCTACTACCATCCGGGGCCGGCATCGGCAACGCTGACCGGGTTCAAGGGATGGGAAGGGGGCTGA
- a CDS encoding zinc ribbon domain-containing protein — protein sequence MPAYDYQCQDCGKKFTLSMSISDHGNVKVACPKCKGRKVKQMISLFTAKTSRKS from the coding sequence ATGCCGGCATACGATTATCAATGTCAGGACTGCGGGAAGAAGTTCACCCTGAGCATGAGCATCTCGGATCATGGAAACGTCAAGGTCGCCTGCCCCAAATGCAAGGGCAGGAAGGTCAAGCAGATGATCTCCCTCTTCACCGCCAAAACCAGCAGAAAGAGCTGA